From the Salana multivorans genome, the window GGGTAGAACTGGCGGTAGGGGAAGTCCGTGCCCAGCATGAGCAGGGCGTCGCAGCTCTCCATCGCCCGGTACCCGGAGGAGAAGCCGAGCAGGCCGGTCATGCCGACGTCGTAGGGGTTGTCGTGCTCGAGGAACTCCTTGCCGCGCAGCGCGTGCACGATCGGCGCCTTGAGCTTCTTCGCGAGCGCGATCACCTCCTCGTGCGCGCCCTCGGTCCCGGCGCCGCCGAGGATCGTCACCTTCTTGGCGTCGTTCAGCAGGTCGGCGGCCCGCTGCAGCTCGGCGTCGGCCGGCCGCGTCACGCGGCCGGCGAGGGCGATCGGGGCCGAGCGCCGGGCGTTCGGGCTCTCCCGGAGGAAGACCTCGCCGGGGATGACGACGACGGCGACGCCGCGCCGCTCCACCGCGGTGCGCATGGCGATCTCCAGCACGTGCGGCAGCTGCTCCGGGTAGCTCACCAGCTCCGTGTAGACCGACGCCTCCCGGAACAGGTCCTGCGGGTGCGTCTCCTGGAAGTAGGTGCTGCCGATCTCCGGACCGGGGATCTGCGCGGCGATCGCGAGCACGGGGACCCGGCTGCGGTTCGCGTCGTACAGGCCGTTGATCAGGTGCGTGTTGCCGGGGCCGCAGCTCCCGGCGCACACGGCCAGCCCGCCCGTGAGCGCGGCGTCGGCCGCGGCCGCGAACGCCGCGGCCTCCTCGTGGCGGACGTGCTGCCAGGCGATCGTCCCGTCCCGGCGCAGGGCGTCGGTGAACCCGTTGAGCGAGTCCCCGGGAAGTCCGTAGATCCGCGTGACACCCGCGTCCTTGATGATCTCGACGATGTCCTCGGCGATGGTCCGCATGACAGGTCCTCCCAGATCGTGGCACCGGCCCCTGCCCGACCAGCCTATGTCGGGCGGTGCGGGGCACCGTAACCTGGCGTCCTGCGCGGCCCGGACGGTCGGACGGAGACGGGAGGAAGGACCCTGGACGCCTCCATCGACCGGCTGCGCGTCGGGCCCGTCCCCAGCCGGCCACGGCTGGCCAGCATCGTCGTCGGCTACGCCCCGCGCGCGGCGGCGCGGGGTGACGCGCGCGACTGCGCCGAGGCGCTGCGACCCGCCCTCGACGTCCTGGTCCGGCTGACCCGTCGCGGCTTCCTCGGCGCCCCCGAGCGCGCGACCGGTGATCTCACCGCGGTCACCGACGCGCCGGCGCCCGATCGCCTGGTCGTGCACCTGGCGGGGGAGCACCTGCCGCGGGACGTGATCGTCGTCGGGCTGCGGCTCGTGATCAACGCGAACGACGGCCGACCGGAGGACCTCGAACGCCTGGTCGCGGCGCTCGACGGCGATCGCGACGCCGCGAGGGCGGTCTTTGGCGGGACGATCCTCGACGAGGACGTGCGCAGCATCGAGCTCACCGTCGACGGCCGGGGCGACGTCCAGCCGTTCGACCCGTTCCACGTCGGCGGGTCGGGGGGACGGCTGCGCGAGGAGCGTCGGCTGGTGCTCCCCGGTCTGGCCGCGTGTCTCCCGGACGAGGAGGACGAGGACCTGCTGCTGCGGCTCTCGGGCGCTCGCGGTCTCGTCCCCGTCGGCGCCGCGACGCGCTACGAGCCCGGTGAGGAGGAGTACCACGCGTCGGGCGAGGACCTCGTCATCGAGCGGATCTCGATCGAGGAGGCCTCGCTGCGCGCGGTGCTCGCGATGCTGAGGCGTGCGGTGCCCGGCGGGGGCCGGGACCAGGCCGCCGAGGCGGGCTGAGGGCCCTCAGCCCGCGATCGGGACGGTCGCGTCGAGGTTGTCGCCGACGAGCACGAGCACGCGGTCGTCGCTGCCGTCGGCGACCTGGATCACGGTCGCGCGCGGGGACATGTCCATCGTGCACGGGCCGTCGTTCGTCGTGAAGGTGACGGTGATCGCCTCGTCGCTCTCCTCGACCCCCTCGATCATCGGCGGGCAGGTCGACGAGCCCCAGGTCAGCAGCACGATCCCGCGCTCGTCGTCGAACCAGCCGGCGCTCGCCGCGTAGTCGGTCGGGTCCCCGGGGGTACCGGACAGGTCGTCGTCGCCGTCGAGGTCGACCGTCGCCGTGGCGTCGAGGTAGCTCACGGTGAGAGCGACGTCCTCGTGCGGGTCGACGCCGGCGGGCACGCCGGTCAGCGACGCGCGCGGCGCGAGGTCGGCCGTGCAGGGCTGGTCGCCGTCGGGATCCGTCAGGGTCACCGAGACGTCCTGGCCGGACGCCGTCGCCTCGTCGGCGACGGGCACGCACGTGGAGGATCCCCACGTCACCACGCCGAGGAGCCGACCGTCGTCGAGCCAGGCGGCGTCCACCTGCGGGGCGGCCGACGCGTCGGTCGCATCGGGGCTCGCGGAGGAGCCGGAGGACGGGGTGCCGGTGGCGCACCCGGCGGCGGCGAGGAGCGCCGCGCCGAGGGCGGCGACCGCGACGATGCGGCGACCAAGGTTCATGGCCTCAGGGTAGCGGTGAACTCCCCGACCGGCAGGTAGAGACCCGGACTCGCGCTCCCGATCGCCGCCGTGCGCCGGGCGTACGCCGCGGCGGCCGGGTCGGCCTGGGTGGCCCGCACGTCCTCGGCCGTGCGCCAGCGTGCGACGTTGACGACCCGGCCCCCGTCCGCGCTCGCGAGGATGGTCGCCGAGAGGAACCCGGGGCGACCGGTCATCACGCGCTCGACGCCCTCCGCGAGGAGCTCGATCACCTCCCGCTGCCGGGACGGGTCGACGTCGATGACGTTGAGGAACGTGACGGGGCCGGACGTGACGTGACTGGACATGCGGACTCCTCTGCGTGGTCGGGACCCGCGGTCGCGGGCCCCGGGGGAAGGACGGGACGGCGGCCTCGATCGTGAGGTGTCGCGCGGACCTCACGGTTCGCCCGGCTGCGTCGTCCCCTCACCGAGCGGTGTGGTCCGATGGGTCGACCGCGAGCGACGGACGGAGGGACGATGGCCACCCAGCACCGACGCGGCGCCCCGGCCGGGCTCGACGCGGCGGCCCGCGAGCGCGGCCTGCTGCTCGGCCTGTGCTACCGGCTGCTCGGCTCGCTCGCCGACGCGGAGGACGCGGTCCAGGAGACCTACGTCCGCTGGTACCGGCTCGACGACGCGGAGCGTGAGCTGATCGTCTCCCCGCGAGCCTGGCTCGTCACGGCCGCCGGCCGGGTCGGGCTCGACATGCTCACGAGCGCGCGCGCCCGCCGCGAGCGCTACGTCGGCGAGTGGCTGCCGGAACCGCTCCCGGGGCCCGGGCGGTGGACGAGCAGCGTCCAGGCCGATCCCGTCGACCCGGCCGATCGCGTGAGCACGGACGAGTCCGTGTCGATGGCGCTGCTGGTCGTCCTGGAGTCGATGACACCGGCGCAGCGGGTCGTGTTCGTCCTGCACGACGTGTTCGGCCACACCTTTCCCGAGGTCGCCGCCGTGGTCGGCCGCACCCCCGAGGCCTGCCGCCAGCTCGCCTCGGCGGCGCGCCGGCGCGTGCGGGAGGCTCGCCCCGCACCCGTCGAGGCGGCGGAGCACGAGGCCGTCGTGCGCTCGTTCCGCCGCGCGTGGGAGACCGGCGACCTCGGGACGCTGGTCGATCTGCTGGATCCCGGCGTCACCGCCGTGACGGACGGCGGCGGGCTGGTCTCGGCCGCGCTCGACCCGCTGGTCGGCCCCGACGCCGTCGCTCGCTTCCTCCTCGGCGTCCGCGGTCGCCAGCCCGACCTCGCGGTGCGGGAGGACGTGGTCAACGGCGAGCTCGGGCTCGTCGCGATCGGCGCAGGGACGGTGCTCGCCGTCATCGGGCTGCGCCACCGCGCCGGCCGGGTCGATCGCGTCTGGGCCGTGCGGAACCCGGCCAAGCTCGCCGCGTGGCGGGCGTAGCCGCCGGGCCGCCGGGCTCCTCCGGTCAGGTCGGCGGAGCGGCGGCGACGACGCCAAGGAAGTCCCGGACGCGGCGCGAGGGACGGCCGACCCAGACCGCGGTCAGCGGGCGCTCGATCCGCAGGCCACCGATGCGGACGCGCGCGAGCCGGCCCGAGCGGATGTCGTCGGCGACGGCGAGCGCGCTCAGCGCTCCTGGCGCCACGCCGGCCATGATCGCGCTGCGGATGCCGAGCGTCGTGGACAGCACCGCCGCCGGCTCGGCGCACGTCAGGCCGACCGCGGCCAGCGCGTCCTCGAGCGCCCGCCGGGTCCCGCTGCCCGGCTCCCGCAGCACCAGACCGGTCGATGCGAGCTCCCGGGCGGAGACCCTGCCCGTCGTCGCCCAGCCGTGGTCGCGCGTCACGACGACCTCGACGGTGTCGTGTCCCACGGTCACCGAGCCGAGGTCGGTCGGGACCGCTGGCGTTTCGATGAGGCCGAGCTCGGCCGTGCCCTCGCGCACGGCGTCGAGCACCGCCGAGCTGTTCGCGGCCGTCAGCCGGACGACGGGCCCGTCGTCCCCCCGCGCGATCCGCCAGCGCGCGATCCACTCGGGCACCAGGTGCTCGGCGATCGTGAGGCTCGCGGCGACCCGCAGCGTCCCGCCGCGATCGTCGCGGAGCGCGTCGACGGCGGTCGCGAACTCGTCGGCGGCCGTCAGCAGCGTCGTCGCCCAGCCGACGACGAGCTCGCCCGCCGGCGTCACGCGCGACCCCCGCGCCGAGCGGGCCAGCAGCCGCACGCCGAGGTCGGTCTCCAGCCCGCGGATGCGCAGCGACACCGCCTGCTGGCTCACGCCCAGCCGGGTGCTCGCGGCGGAGATGCTGCCCTCCCGGGCGACCAGGACCAGCGCGCGCAGCGCGGCGAGGTCGGGCTCGCGGCCCATCGGCGCCTCCCGGGCGGGGGTGTGGTCGAGCTGTGGTCGGTGACCAGTCACAACCGTAGCTTGTGACCGACGCGGGATCTGCCCCTACCGCCGCAGGCCGGCGGCGCACACGATGGCGAACGTGTCCCACGCCGCCCTTCCCGCGACCGCCACCCCACCGTCCCGCGACCCGCATGCGCGGCTCGACCGGCTCACCCGTCTGCTGCCCGGGCTCCTGCTCTGCCTGGCCGTCGCGGGCGTCTCGTTCGGGGTCGGCCGGCTCGTGTCCGGTCTCAGCCCGCTCATCGTCGCGATCGTCCTCGGCGTGCTCGCGGCCAACGTCGGGCGGCTGCCGGGCGCGACGTCGGCCGGCATCGACTTCTCGGCCAAGAAGCTCCTGCGCGCCGGGATCGTCCTGCTCGGGCTGCAGCTCGTGCTCTCCGACATCCTCGGCCTCGGGGCGCCCGTGCTCCTCGTCGTCGTCGGCATCGTCGCCGGCGGCCTGCTCGGGACCGTGCTCCTCGGCCGCCTGCTGCGCGTCCCGGCCGGCCTGGCCCTCCTCATCGCGTGCGGCTTCTCCATCTGCGGCGCGGCGGCCGTCGCCGGCGCGGCCGGTGTCACCGACCCCGACGACGAGGCCGAGGAGGACACGATCACCGCCGTCGCGCTCGTCGTGATCTTCGGGACGCTCATGATCGCGCTCGTCCCGCTCACGGCGAGCCTGCTCCACCTCGTGCCCGCGGCGGCGGGCCGGTGGGCCGGTGGCTCGGTCCACGAGATCGCCCAGGTGGTCGCCGTCGGCGGCATCATCGGTGGGGGAGCGCTCGCCGTCGCGGTCGTCGTCAAGCTCGCCCGGGTGCTGCTGCTCGCCCCCGTCGTCGCGGTGCTGAGCATCCGGCAGCGGCGCCGCGGGCGCGCCGCTGCCGGGACGGTCGCGGCACCTGCGGAGGCCGTCGAGCGACGGTCGACGCGGCTGCCGCCGATCGTCCCGCCGTTCGTCGTCGGCTTCCTCGCGATGGTGCTGCTGCGGTCGTTCGCGCCCCTGCCGGCCGGGGTCGTCGCCGCCGGCGGAATCGCGCAGACCTGGCTGCTGGCCGCCGCGATGTTCGGGCTCGGTTGCGGGGTCAGGGTCCGCACCCTCCTGCGGGTCGGCCCGCGTCCCTTCGCGCTCGCCGCGCTCTCGACGCTCCTCGTCGCTGCCATCGCCGGCGTCGGGGTCGCCGTCACCGCCTGAGGAGCTCGGCTAGCGCCAGGACCGCGAGAGCCGACGGATCCGGGCGCGGCGCCAGCGCCAGACGAGCGCGAGGGCCGGCCACAGGAGCGGCGCGGCGGTGCCGCCGATCGTCAGCTCGTCCCGCCAGATCGACCGGTCCGGGTCACCCGGCACCGGCAGGACGGTCATCTCGTGCCGCCACCGCGAGATCAGGGCCATCGGCCCGGTCAGCGGCCGCCCGGCGTCCCGCATCGTGCGCGCCGCCGGGCCGTCCGGGCCGACCGGGCCGTCCGGCAGGACGTCGGCGATCGCGATGAGCTGGGACCCGAGCGGCACCAGGCCGAGCAGCGCGAGGCGCACCCGGACGCGGCTGCCGTCGGAGAACCGCTCCGGCAGCGGGTCGAGGCCCGTGAGCCGGAACACCGGCCCGTACAGCTCGGCCACGGCGGCGGGGGAGTGCAGCGCCGCCCACGCGGCGTCGCTCGGGCACGCGAGCTCGACGGTGAACCGGATCCGCATCGCACCATCCTCCACGACCCGTCGTCCTCGCGCCGACCGGGTCCCGCCGCCGTCGCGTCGCGGTGGGAGGATGGACGGAGACCGACGGACGGCAGGACGGAGACGGGTCGATGGTGGCGCGATGGTGACGCAGCAGGTGGTGGCGCCCCCGGCGCGCGCGGGGATGTTCCTCGTCCTCACGGTCGACGACGGCTCGGAGGACGTCGTCCGGGACCTGCTCGGCGACCTCTCGGACCTCGTCAAGGCCGTCTCCTTCCGGAACACGCGCGACGACCTCAACCTCGTCGTCGGGATCGGAGCCGACGTCTGGGGCCGACTGTTCGGCGAGCTGCCCCGACCGCGGCAGCTGCACCCGTTCGAGGCGCTCGAGGGTCCCCGGCACGTCGCCCCCGCGACACCGGGCGACCTCCTCCTGCACCTGCGCGCCCGGAGCATGGACCAGTGCTTCGAGCTGGCCCGCCAGGTCGCCACGCGGCTGGAGGGGCACGCCGTCGTCGTGGACGAGACGCACGGCTTCAAGTACTTCGACGAGCGCGATCTGCTCGGCTTCGTCGACGGGACGGCGAGCCCCCGCGGCGCCGACGGCGACGCCGTCGTCCTCATCGGCGACGAGGACCCCGCCTACGCCGGCGGGAGCTACGTCGTCGTCCAGAAGTACCTGCACGACCTGGCGGCCTGGGACGCGATCAGCGTCGAGGAGCAGGAGCGCGTCATCGGCCGCACCAAGCTCGACGACATCGAGCTGCCCGACTCGGTCAAGCCGTCGAACTCCCACGTCGTCGTCAACACGATCGTCGACGAGGAGGGGGTCGAGCACGACATCGTCCGCGACAACCTCCCGTTCGGCGAGATCGGCGCGGGGGAGTACGGCACCTACTTCATCGGGTACGCCGCGGACGTCGGGATCATCGAGCTCATGCTCCGACGCATGTTCATCGGCGAGCCGCCCGGCAACACGGACCGGATCCTCGACTTCTCGACCGCCGTCACGGGCAGCCTGTTCTTCGTCCCGTCGCTCGCGTTCCTCGACGACCCGCCGGACCCCGTCGACGCGACCCCGGCGCCGACGGCTCCCGTGTCACCGGCGCCCTCGGCCGGCTCGGGCGACCTCGGCATCGGCAGCCTGCGCCGCAGCCCGGGCGCCACCCCCAGCTAGCCCAACGGAACCCCCAGGAAAGGTCAGGCCATGGACAACCTCCACCGCTCACTCGCACCGATCTCGTCGGCGGCCTGGGCGCAGATCGACGACGAGGCCCGGCGCACCTTCGTCACGCGGATCGCCGGCCGCCGCGTCGTCGACATGCCGGACGCCGGGGGACTGGAGCTCTCGGCCGTCGGGACGGGGCACGTCGTCGAGGTCGAGCCGCCCGTCCCGGGCGTCGAGGCGCGCCGGCGCCGGGTCCAGCCGCTCGTGGAGCTGCGCGTTCCGTTCGAGGTCACCCGCGCGGCGATCGACGACGTGGACCGCGGCTCCGAGGACTCCGACTGGCAGCCGGTCAAGGACGCCGTCGAGGCGCTCGCGGCGGCCGAGGACACGCTCGTCTTCACGGGGTCGGCCGCCTCCGACGTCGAGGGCATCGCGCCGAGCAGCTCCAACCAGGACATCGCGCTGCCCGACGACCCGCGCCAGCTCCCCGACGCGCTCGCCCGCGCCCTGACGATCCTGCGGACCGTCGGCGTCCAGGGACCGTACGCGCTGCTGCTGTCCGCCGAGCTGTACACGCTCGCGGCGGAGTCCTCCGACCACGGGTACCCGATCGCGGAGCACCTGCGCCGCCTCCTCGGGGCCGAGGGTGAGATCGTCTTCGCCCCGGCGCTGCGCGGCGCGATCGTCGTCTCGCTGCGCGGCGGCGACTACACGCTCACGCTCGGGCAGGACGTCTCGATCGGCTACCTCTCGCACGACGCCGAGCGGGTGCGCCTCTACGCGCAGGAGTCGCTCACGTTCCGGGTCAACACCGCGGAGGCGAGCGTCGTCATCCGCTAGCCGGGACGAACCAGCCGGGAAGAACAGAACGTGGGGCCGGTCCGAAGACCGGCCCCACGTTCCTTTTGGGGGGCGTCAGCCGCAGGTCACCCGCCGGTCCGCACGGCGTCACGACGCCGGGCGAGCAGGAGGAGGGTGCCGCCCGCGCCGAGGAGCGCGAGCACTGCGGCGACGGCGCCGACACCGATCCCGGAGCCCGTGTTCGGGAGGGGCCCGTGGCTCGGAGAAGGTGTCGGGGTTGCCGGCGGGACCGTGGGGGTGGTTGTCCCACCGGCAGGCGTGGAGGGCGCGGGCTTGAGCACGACGCCCGCGTCCCAGGTCGGGTCGATGCCCTGCGACGCGGCGATCTCCCGGTAGGGGTACTCGCCGGTCAGCGCCTCGTTCGAGTCGTCGAGGACGATCGTCCGGGTGAGGCCGTCGGACGGGTTGGCGTCGGAGTCGACGGCGTCGTCATCGCCCGCGTCGCGGACGGTGAACTCGTACATCGCCTTCTGCTCCTGCGTCAGCGTGAAGCGGACCTGGTAGGTCCCCGCCGGCAGGTTGTCGAAGACGTAGCGGCCATCGGCGTCGGTCGTGGTCGTCGCGACGACGTCGCCGTCGACCAGCAGGTCGACCGTGACGCCCGGCAGCGGCTTCTCGCCGTCGTCCTGGACCCCGTTCTTGTTGGCGTCGATCCAGACGACGTCACCGATCGCGTAGGTCTTCGCCACGAACCCGAAGTCGAGCGTCGGGTCGCGGTCGCCGTCCTCGTGCAGGTCGCCGGGCTCGGTCGAGGCCTCCCACGTGGAGGAGTCACCGGCGCGGTCGCCCTGGCCGGACACCGTCGGGACGTAGGGGCTCAGCGGCTCCTGCGACGCCTCGCGGTCGATGACGACCGTGTAGGTCTGCTCGCCGGTGAGGGCGGGCAGGTTCTCGAACGTGTAGTGCCCGTTCTCGTCCGTCGGGGTCGGGGGGACCGGGTTGCCGAAGACGTCCGTCACCGGCTCGCCGTCCGGGCCGACCAGCGTGAGCACGACGCCGGGGATGCCCGGCTCGCCCTCGTCCTGACGGCCGTCGCGGTTCTGGTCGACCCACACGTAGTCGCCGACCGACACCGACGGCGTCACGAACCCGAAGTCGAGCGTCGGGTCGCGGTCGCCGTCCTCGTGCAGGTCGCCGGGCTCGGTCGAGGCCTCCCACGTGGAGGAGTCACCGGCGCGGTCGCCCTGGCCGGACACCGTCGGGACGTAGGGGCTCAGCGGCTCCTGCGACGCCTCGCGGTCGATGACGACCGTGTACGTCTGGTTCCCCTCGAGCGCCGGCAGGTGGTCGAACGTATAGTGCCCGTTCTCGTCCGTCGGGGTCGGGGGGACCGGGTTGCCGAAGACGTCCGTCACCGGCTCGCCGTCCGGGCCGACCAGCGTGAGCACGACGCCGGGGATGCCCGGCTCGCCCTCGTCCTGGCGACCGTCGCGGTTCTGGTCGACCCACACGTAGTCGCCGACGGAGACCGACTTGACCGGCTCGATGGTCGCGGACGTGCCGCCGATCCGGTTGACGACCGTCTGCGACGGGTCGGTGATCCGCACGGCCACGTACGCCGCGATCGACGGACCGGCGTCGAGCACCGTGCCGTCCTTCTGGACGAGCTTCACCGTCTTGCTCGCGGCGTCGTAGGTCGCCTCGAGGTTGCCGCCGATGTCCACCGGACCGTTGGTCGGGTCCGTGGCCGTCGCGGCGTTCTCCTGCGTCACGAAGCCGAGGAACTCGGTCGCGCCGGGGAGGATGTCGACGACGTCGATGATCTTGACGCTGTCGTAGCTGCCGTGGGGGATGAACTCGATCCGGTACACGTACGTGTCCTGGACGAGGTTGCCCTCGCCGTCCATGTACGCCTTGAGGGTCTCCACCCACTGCGCGGCGCTGCGGTCGTAGACGCGCTTGCGCACCTCCGCCTCGTCGCCGTAGGACGTCGCCTCCTCCTCGGTCTCGGACCAGTAGTCGGGGTCGCCGTCCTCGCCGAACAGGGTCGCCCGGTTCGTGATGGTGCGGGTCTCCTTGCCGACGAACGGCGTGCTCGTGAGCGCGAGGTTCGCGACGAAGGCCTTGTCGGCACCGCGCGCCTCGACGACGGCCTTGCCCGTCTCGCTCAGCGCGATGACGAGGTCGCCGTCGGCGTTCGTGCTGAGCACGAAGTGCGCGGCGGTGAGCGCCTGACCGTCGTAGGTGCCGGTGACGCCGATCGCCGAGAGGTCCTCGAGCGAGAAGACGTCCGTGTCGACGTAGTCGACGATCGTGCTCTTGCTCAGGTCGATGCCCTTGCCGGCGGCGACAGTGAACCGGTAGTTCACCGTCACGGTCTCGCCCGGCTTGACCGTCGTCTCCTCGGCCGTGCCCGACTTCGCGAAGACGGTCGAGTCGTTGACGCCGCCCGAGGTGTCGGGCAGGACCACGACGGTGACGTCGCGGTTCACGCCGTACGGGCTGCCGTCGCGGTAGTGGAAGTTGGCCGTGTTCCGCAGGCGGTACGGCACCGCGTCCGTGATCGACGTGCTGCCGGTCTGCTCGAGGCCGTCCACCGTGAGGAGCTGCGCCTTGACCTGGATGGTCGCGTTGGTCGCGCTGTCCTTGCCGACGTTGACGAGGAGCCGCTGACCGTCGAGGCAGTACTGACCGACGTAGGCGTCGGCCGTGAAGTCGGCCGTCGTCGCCGGGCAGGCCGCCGCCCGGGTGAGCGTGATGCCCTCGGCGGTGACGAAGGCGGCGTCGGAGCCGTTCCAGCGCGCCTGCGCCGGCAGGACGTCGCTGATGACCACGTTCTGCGACAGCGTGAAGTTCGCGCTGCTGTCGTTCCACTGCGCCAGGTTCGCCCGGAGCGTGTAGACGATGTCGGCCGGCGGGGTCAGCGTCGTGCCGTCCTCACCCGTCACGACGTTCTTCGTCGTCCAGTCGGCGTTCTTGGCGAAGGCCTGGCCCAGGTTCGGGCCCGGGGCCGCCGGGACGTTGCCGCGCAGGCGGACCGACGCGGTCTTGGCGACCTCGCCGCCGAACGTCGCGGTGTTGACCTGGCTGATCTCGAAGTTGCCCGAGCCGCCGGCCAGCGCGTCGTACTTGGTCTGGAGCAGAGCCTCGAGCGCGGCGACGTCGGTCACCTTCACCTTGTAGGTGAGGGCGAGGCTGGACGGGCCGGCGACGTCGACCGAGCCGGAGAAGGTCGAGCCGGACACGGTCGGGGAGAACGTGAACGGGCTGGTCGTCCGGTTGAGGCCGTTCGTGTCCCACGTCGTGAGGGAGCCGACGAACGAGCCGGCGACGTAGCCGAGGCCGGCCGGGAGCTGGTCGGCGATCGTGTAGCCGGTGCGTGCCGTCGGCGAGTCGACGCGGAGCGTGTAGGTGAGCTCCTGGTCGGCGATCTCCGGCTTGAGCTTCACCTCGCCGCCGACGACCGTGACGAAGCTGTCGAGGTTGCCCGGCGTGACGCTCTTGGCCTGGGTGTCGGTGACGTTCTCGAACTGGTCGCCGTCGTTGCGGATGATGACGGTGACGGAGTGCTCGTCGCCGCCGACCTTCCAGGTGATCGGCTCCTTGACGCTGCCGTCGACCGGGTTGACCTTGAAGTCCAGGTCGAAGACGCCCTGGTTGATCTCGGTCGGCCACGGGTTCGCGAACGTGATGGAGACCTTGTTGCCGTCCTGGACGACGCCCACAATCGCGGAGTTGCCCGCGGGGACACCGGTCAGGGTGACGTTGTCGCCGAGCTCGAAGACGACCGTCGAGCCGGGCGCCACGGCGTCGTTGTACTGGACGCGGAGCGTGAGGGTGTCGCCCTCCTTGACGACGGCCGTGCCGTCGTAGGTCTCGCCGTTGAGGAGGACGTTCGAGCTGATGCCCGCGGGATCGGCGCTCGCGGCCTGGGACAGGCCGACGACCGAGGCCATCGCGAGGACGAGGGCGACGAGGCTGGACAGCCACCGTCGCGGGTTCGGGCCGGACCAGCGTCCGGCAGTGCGTTCTTTGTTGGTCACGGATCACTCCTGGAGGTCGATCCACCCGTCCTGCCCCCCACCGGCGCACGGACGCCGCCGGGCTGCCACAACTGGCGCTCAGATCGGGTGGATTCCCAGTGATCCTTTCGTAGCCAGAGAGTGACGACCGTGCTGGATGACCCCTTTTCATCCCCCGACGACGGCATTTGGTACCGGGGTTAGTCCCGGGTGAGCGCGCGGGTGAGAGCCGGGGTGGGGCCGCGCCGTCGGTCGTCGCGAGCTGCCCCCGTCGGCCGGCGCGCGGGGTCGCCGAGAGA encodes:
- a CDS encoding SdrD B-like domain-containing protein, whose amino-acid sequence is MTNKERTAGRWSGPNPRRWLSSLVALVLAMASVVGLSQAASADPAGISSNVLLNGETYDGTAVVKEGDTLTLRVQYNDAVAPGSTVVFELGDNVTLTGVPAGNSAIVGVVQDGNKVSITFANPWPTEINQGVFDLDFKVNPVDGSVKEPITWKVGGDEHSVTVIIRNDGDQFENVTDTQAKSVTPGNLDSFVTVVGGEVKLKPEIADQELTYTLRVDSPTARTGYTIADQLPAGLGYVAGSFVGSLTTWDTNGLNRTTSPFTFSPTVSGSTFSGSVDVAGPSSLALTYKVKVTDVAALEALLQTKYDALAGGSGNFEISQVNTATFGGEVAKTASVRLRGNVPAAPGPNLGQAFAKNADWTTKNVVTGEDGTTLTPPADIVYTLRANLAQWNDSSANFTLSQNVVISDVLPAQARWNGSDAAFVTAEGITLTRAAACPATTADFTADAYVGQYCLDGQRLLVNVGKDSATNATIQVKAQLLTVDGLEQTGSTSITDAVPYRLRNTANFHYRDGSPYGVNRDVTVVVLPDTSGGVNDSTVFAKSGTAEETTVKPGETVTVNYRFTVAAGKGIDLSKSTIVDYVDTDVFSLEDLSAIGVTGTYDGQALTAAHFVLSTNADGDLVIALSETGKAVVEARGADKAFVANLALTSTPFVGKETRTITNRATLFGEDGDPDYWSETEEEATSYGDEAEVRKRVYDRSAAQWVETLKAYMDGEGNLVQDTYVYRIEFIPHGSYDSVKIIDVVDILPGATEFLGFVTQENAATATDPTNGPVDIGGNLEATYDAASKTVKLVQKDGTVLDAGPSIAAYVAVRITDPSQTVVNRIGGTSATIEPVKSVSVGDYVWVDQNRDGRQDEGEPGIPGVVLTLVGPDGEPVTDVFGNPVPPTPTDENGHYTFDHLPALEGNQTYTVVIDREASQEPLSPYVPTVSGQGDRAGDSSTWEASTEPGDLHEDGDRDPTLDFGFVTPSVSVGDYVWVDQNRDGRQDEGEPGIPGVVLTLVGPDGEPVTDVFGNPVPPTPTDENGHYTFENLPALTGEQTYTVVIDREASQEPLSPYVPTVSGQGDRAGDSSTWEASTEPGDLHEDGDRDPTLDFGFVAKTYAIGDVVWIDANKNGVQDDGEKPLPGVTVDLLVDGDVVATTTTDADGRYVFDNLPAGTYQVRFTLTQEQKAMYEFTVRDAGDDDAVDSDANPSDGLTRTIVLDDSNEALTGEYPYREIAASQGIDPTWDAGVVLKPAPSTPAGGTTTPTVPPATPTPSPSHGPLPNTGSGIGVGAVAAVLALLGAGGTLLLLARRRDAVRTGG